In Dehalococcoidia bacterium, a single window of DNA contains:
- a CDS encoding 2Fe-2S iron-sulfur cluster-binding protein yields MAVPEKARFLLDGRPIETTTDKTVLQAALDAGVYIPHLCYSPILEPYGGCRLCLVDVEGMRDPVTSCTTLVRDGMVVRSETERINDLRRTVAALLISEHCGDCLTCRANQRCELQKVASHVGLAATSVKRMERESIVDKSSPFFVRDLAKCVLCGLCVRVCHEVRGVGAIEILNRGFNSVVAPFEGEAIAESTCEFCGACVDICPVGALWATNEILPPTDEVRTVCPYCGVGCVLVLGTRAGRLVSARGDVSTHNQGQLCVKGRFGWEFVHSPDRLTTPLIREN; encoded by the coding sequence ATGGCAGTCCCGGAAAAGGCGCGCTTCCTCCTGGATGGACGCCCGATCGAGACCACTACCGACAAGACCGTCCTTCAGGCGGCCCTTGACGCGGGCGTATACATCCCCCACCTGTGTTACAGCCCCATTTTGGAACCCTACGGAGGATGCCGTCTCTGCCTGGTGGATGTGGAGGGCATGCGCGACCCGGTCACTTCCTGCACCACTCTTGTGCGCGACGGCATGGTGGTCCGCAGCGAAACGGAGAGGATCAACGACCTCCGGCGCACAGTTGCGGCTTTGCTGATCTCGGAGCACTGCGGCGACTGCCTGACCTGTCGCGCCAACCAAAGGTGCGAGCTCCAGAAGGTAGCCTCCCACGTCGGCCTCGCCGCGACGAGCGTCAAGCGTATGGAAAGGGAAAGCATCGTCGACAAGAGCAGCCCCTTCTTCGTTCGCGATCTCGCGAAGTGCGTGCTGTGCGGACTGTGCGTGCGCGTATGCCACGAGGTGCGCGGCGTGGGGGCAATCGAGATCCTTAACCGCGGCTTCAACAGCGTCGTCGCCCCCTTCGAGGGCGAGGCTATCGCCGAATCTACCTGTGAGTTTTGCGGCGCCTGCGTCGATATCTGCCCCGTGGGCGCGCTCTGGGCCACCAACGAGATTCTGCCCCCCACCGATGAAGTGCGAACGGTCTGCCCCTACTGCGGCGTCGGCTGCGTCCTTGTGCTGGGGACACGCGCGGGACGACTAGTCAGCGCCAGAGGAGACGTGTCTACCCACAACCAGGGCCAGCTTTGCGTTAAGGGCAGGTTCGGTTGGGAGTTCGTGCACAGCCCGGACCGGCTCACCACGCCGCTCATCCGCGAGAATG